The sequence below is a genomic window from Thiomonas sp. FB-Cd.
TGGACCCAGTTTTCGGGTGCCGGCAACGATAACCTCTTCAAATTCGGGTTCACGGTGATGGTGACCTACCGCGCCGAGGCTGCATCCGCCTTGTCGGCCGGCTTGATGGTCAACCTCATTGCTGCCCTGTACATCCTGCCCTTCGTGCTCTTCTCGGCCACCAGCGGCCAACTGGCCGACAAGTTCGACAAGGCCTCCCTGATGCGCAAGGTCAAGGCATTGGAGATTGCAATCATGCTGCTCGCAGCGTGGGGTTTCATGGCTGGCAACGTACCCGCGCTGCTCGCCTGCGCTTTCGGCATGGGTCTGCATTCAACGCTTTTCGGTCCAGCGAAATACGCCTATCTGCCCCAGCACTTGAATGCGGCCGAACTCACAGGGGGCAATGGCATGACGGAAATGGGCACGTTCGTTGCCATCCTCCTCGGCAATCTCGCAGGCGGCCTGCTCATGGCCTTCGAGCAGGGACCGCTGTTGGCTGGCGCCGCCTGCCTCGCCGTGGCACTTGTGGGCTGGGCCGTGGCACGGTTCATTCCCCCCACTCCACCGGTGGAACCCTCGCTGCGCATCAACTGGAACCCATTGACCGAGACAGCGCGCAATCTCAAGCTGGCCGCCACCGACCGCACAGTCCTCCAGGCCCTGCTGGCCATCTCCTGGATGTGGTTCTACGGCGTGGCCTTTCTTACCCAGTTTCCCGTGTTCGCCAAACATGTTCTAGGCGGCAACGAAGCGGTGGCCTCCTTATTGCTTGTCGTGTTTTCGATTGGCATCGGCTTCGGGTCACTGGCCTGCGAGTGGCTGGCACGTGGGCGCGTGGAAATTGGCCTGGTGCCCCTGGGGGCTCTAGGCATGACAGCTTTCGGAGTGGATCTGTATCTTTCTACGCGTGGTCTTCCCCACATCGTGACACTGCAGGGCGCCGCGGCTTTCGTGCGAGACCAGGCGCATTGGCGCGTGATGCTTGATTTGTTCTTACTTTCCGCCAGCGCCGGCATTTACAGCGTTCCACTGTACGCACTGATTCAGATGCATACCCCCATCACCCATCGCTCGCGCGTGATTGCGGCAAACAACATCATCAATGCCCTGTACATGATCGTGTGCTCGGGCTATTGCGCTGCGCTGCTTGCCGCCGGTGTCGGGGTGCCCATGCTGCTGCTGAGCGTGGCCCTGCTCAATGTCCTGGCCACGGCCTTTTTGCTGTGGCGCCAACCGCTGTACGGACGACACTTCCTCGCTTGGATCCGTGGGCGGGCAATGGCCACCTGAATGCATCGTTCAACCGACGCCGCGCGCACGCTCGGCGTGAAACTGCTGTGTAAAGGCATCGAAGCTGCCGGCGTCAAGCGCCTGCCGCATGGCTCGCATGACCTGCAAGTAATAGTGCAGGTTGTGTGTGGTGGCAAGCATGCTGAACAGCATTTCGCCGCAGCGATCGAGATGATGAAGGTACGCGCGCGAAAACTGCTTACAGGTGGCGCAGGCACAGGTTTCATCGATGGGACGCTCATCGAACTTGAAGCGGGCATTGCGGATGCGCAGATCCCCGAAACGGGTGAACAGGTGACCGTTGCGGGCGTTGCGCGTGGGCATGACGCAGTCGAACAAGTCAATGCCGGCGGCAACACCCTCGACCAGATCCTCCGGCGTGCCCACTCCCATCAGATACCGCGGCTTGTGCGCGGGCAGGCGCGGCGCGGTGTGGCGCAACAGGCGCAGCATGTCCTCCTTGGGTTCGCCCACACTCAGACCGCCAATGGCATAGCCGGGCAGATCAAGGGCGATCAGGCCCTCCAGCGATGCATCGCGTAGCGGCTCGAACATGCCACCTTGCACGATGCCAAATAAGGCGTTGGGGTTTTCCAGCCGTGCAAACTCGGTCTTGCAGCGCGCCGCCCACCGCAGTGAAAGTTCCATGGATGCCCGTGCCTCGGCCTCCGTCGTGATATGGGTTTCGCCGCGGCGAATGACGTCATATGGCGTGCATTCGTCAAACTGCATGACGATGTCGGAATTCAGCACCGTCTGGATTTGCATGCTCACCTCGGGGGTGAGGAAGAGTTTGTCGCCATTGACCGGCGAGGCAAATCGAACCCCCTCCTCGTTGATTTTGCGCATCGCCCCAAGGCTCCACACTTGGAACCCTCCACTGTCAGTGAGGATGGGTTTGTCCCAACCAATAAGACGATGCAGCCCGCCGAAATGCCTAACCACATCCAGCCCGGGACGCAACCAGAGGTGAAAAGTGTTCCCGAGGATGATCTGCGCACCAACGGCCTTCAGCCCGTCAGGCGTGATGCCCTTGACCGTGCCGTAGGTTCCGACCGGCATGAACTGCGGCGTATCGACGGCGCCGTGGTTGAGCGTGAGCAGACCACGGCGGGCATGGCCCTGAGTACGGTGAATTGCAAATTCGAACATGGGCCCATTGTTTCAGAATGCCGCCGCTTGCCCGGCAAGGAGGGCGATTCCCGCGGCCCTCAGGTGTGGCATTGCGCAACCCCTGAGTCGCTTCGGTGGTTTCCTGCTGCTCGCCACATGACGGCACCACGCACGCCACGGACGATCCGGGCGTGTCCCGCCCCTGCATACAGGTTCAATAGACGGCATCAACCAAGTCAATTCCAAACATGGCCTTGTCACGGACCTGATCAACGCAGGTATTTCGACGTCTAGCGCAATCAAGGCGCGCCATAATTGACGCTGTTCGATTGCCCGTATGCATCGTGGGACCAGGTGTTGGTGGCGGCCCGGTGGGCGAATAGACCTCCAGGCTGGCAAGGGCCTCAAGGCACGCATGCATGCCTTCGCGGATCGCGCATGGGTGGCGCAGGGCGCGCTCGCGAATACGAGCCGCAGCCACCACCCATGCCGCATGATCGACCATCAGCGCTATTGTCAACCGGGATTGGCACTCACACGAGGCAGGACGGGACGGTCAACGCTCCCGCGACGGCGCTGTGGGCACCTTGCGACTGATCGGCGCCTTGCCGTGAGGCGCATCCTCCTCCATCCCAATGTCGATGGCGCGGCGCTGCTTGCCACGATGCACTTTGCTCAACCGCGCTGCAGCAGCATGGCGTCCCCATAGCTGAAAAACCGGTACCGCTCGCGCACGGCATGCGCATAGGCCGCCTGGATGCGCTCGAGCCCGGCAAAGGCGGCGACAAGCATGAGCAGGGTCGAACGCGGCAGATGAAAGTTCGTGATCAGCAGGTCAATCCAGGCGAAACGGTGGCCCGGGGTGATGAAAATGTCCGTCTCGCCTTGCAGCGTTGGCCACGTCCCATCCCCCGCTGGCTCGAGTTGTGCCAGGCGCGCTGCGGTCTCGAGTGTGCGCACGGTCGTGGTGCCCACGGCGACGATGCGCCCACCGGCGGCGCGGGTATGGGCAATGGCCTGCAGCGTGGAGCCAGGCACGGTGTAGCGTTCGCTGTGCATGCGGTGCAGCGCGATGTCGTCCACCTTCACCGGCTGAAAGGTCCCGGCACCAACATGCAGGGTGACATGCGCCCGCTTCACGCCCCGCGCTTCGAGCGCCTCCAACAGCGCTTCATCGAAATGCAGTGCCGCAGTCGGCGCCGCCACCGAGCCCGGCGCTCGCGCGAACACCGTCTGGTAGCGACGCGCGTCGTCGGCATCATCTGCGTGGCGAATGTAGGGTGGCAACGGCACATGCCCGTGTGCCTCCATCAGCGCGTGGGGATCCCCGGAAAACCGCAGCCGGAACAAGGCGCCCTGCGCATCCGGCCAGCGCCCGAGCACCTCGGCCTCAAAGCCGCCTTGCATGCGCAGCACCGTTCCTGGAGCCGGCTTTTTGCTCACGCGCATGTGAGCGATCACTTCACCTTCAGACTCGACTCTCTCGACAAGAAGCTCCACCGCCCCGCCACTCGGCTTGCTGCCAAACAGGCGTGCCTTGATGACCTTGGTGTCATTGAACACCAGCAGGTCACCGGGCTGCAGCAGTTCGGGCAGTTCACGAAACAGGCGATCCGTCAACACTGCGCTGCGGGCATCGAGCAGACGGCTGGCGCTGCGCTCGGCAGCTGGGTGCTGGGCGATCAGCCCGGGAGGAAGCTCGAAATCAAAGTCGACAAGTCGAACCATGGGGAAACACAAGGAAAACGCTGGAATCTGAATGCCAAGCCCGCATTGTCGAGCCAATCGACCCAGCGCGCCCCCTTGGGGTCTGGTCGCCATTATTTGGTAGGAGGCCCGCGCGCATGACGCTGCCTACAGTGCCCATCGGGCAAGTCCCGCCATCGTCCGAGCTGCCCCGGGGAACAGGCCCCGTATCCCCGGGGCTGTGCGAGATCTGGCGCATGCCTATAGTGATTAAGCTTGGTGCAAGGGTAGCCCATGGACTCGACGGCCGCTCGCTATCGTTTCTGATCTGTGGAAAGTGACATGAATGTCTTTGATTCGCAACACGAACCACGAACATTGCCCGCCCTGCTGGAAATCGCGGCAAAGCGCGCCACCTTGAGTGGTTTGGCCCTGCTCGCGCCGGGTTCCGAGTCTTTGGACTATGCCGGGCTGCTTGAGCAGATCCATGCCAATGCCCGTTTTTTGCATGATTTCGGGGCGGCTCCAGAAAGCCGTATCGCGCTGGTCCTGCCCAACGGACCCCACATGGCACTGGCTTGCCTCAGTGTCTTGAGCTGCTGCGCCTGCGCACCGCTGAACCCTGCCTACCAGGCTGAGGAATTTCGCTTCTATCTCGACGATACGAAGGCGCAAGCTGTGATCGTTGAGCGTGGCGTGGACAGCGCCGTGCGATCGGTCGCCCGGGACCTCGGGCTTTCGGTCATCGAGATCGACCCGGCAACGGTTGCGGGGCAATTCACCACGGTTTCGCGGGCAGG
It includes:
- the tgt gene encoding tRNA guanosine(34) transglycosylase Tgt, coding for MFEFAIHRTQGHARRGLLTLNHGAVDTPQFMPVGTYGTVKGITPDGLKAVGAQIILGNTFHLWLRPGLDVVRHFGGLHRLIGWDKPILTDSGGFQVWSLGAMRKINEEGVRFASPVNGDKLFLTPEVSMQIQTVLNSDIVMQFDECTPYDVIRRGETHITTEAEARASMELSLRWAARCKTEFARLENPNALFGIVQGGMFEPLRDASLEGLIALDLPGYAIGGLSVGEPKEDMLRLLRHTAPRLPAHKPRYLMGVGTPEDLVEGVAAGIDLFDCVMPTRNARNGHLFTRFGDLRIRNARFKFDERPIDETCACATCKQFSRAYLHHLDRCGEMLFSMLATTHNLHYYLQVMRAMRQALDAGSFDAFTQQFHAERARGVG
- a CDS encoding MFS transporter → MPAPDTARPNQFALLGQRRFAPFFWTQFSGAGNDNLFKFGFTVMVTYRAEAASALSAGLMVNLIAALYILPFVLFSATSGQLADKFDKASLMRKVKALEIAIMLLAAWGFMAGNVPALLACAFGMGLHSTLFGPAKYAYLPQHLNAAELTGGNGMTEMGTFVAILLGNLAGGLLMAFEQGPLLAGAACLAVALVGWAVARFIPPTPPVEPSLRINWNPLTETARNLKLAATDRTVLQALLAISWMWFYGVAFLTQFPVFAKHVLGGNEAVASLLLVVFSIGIGFGSLACEWLARGRVEIGLVPLGALGMTAFGVDLYLSTRGLPHIVTLQGAAAFVRDQAHWRVMLDLFLLSASAGIYSVPLYALIQMHTPITHRSRVIAANNIINALYMIVCSGYCAALLAAGVGVPMLLLSVALLNVLATAFLLWRQPLYGRHFLAWIRGRAMAT
- the queA gene encoding tRNA preQ1(34) S-adenosylmethionine ribosyltransferase-isomerase QueA, giving the protein MVRLVDFDFELPPGLIAQHPAAERSASRLLDARSAVLTDRLFRELPELLQPGDLLVFNDTKVIKARLFGSKPSGGAVELLVERVESEGEVIAHMRVSKKPAPGTVLRMQGGFEAEVLGRWPDAQGALFRLRFSGDPHALMEAHGHVPLPPYIRHADDADDARRYQTVFARAPGSVAAPTAALHFDEALLEALEARGVKRAHVTLHVGAGTFQPVKVDDIALHRMHSERYTVPGSTLQAIAHTRAAGGRIVAVGTTTVRTLETAARLAQLEPAGDGTWPTLQGETDIFITPGHRFAWIDLLITNFHLPRSTLLMLVAAFAGLERIQAAYAHAVRERYRFFSYGDAMLLQRG